The following are encoded in a window of Dama dama isolate Ldn47 chromosome 17, ASM3311817v1, whole genome shotgun sequence genomic DNA:
- the LOC133071872 gene encoding small ribosomal subunit protein eS6-like — translation MKLNISLPATGCQKLIEVDDERKLRTFYKKHMPTEVAADALGEEWKGYVVRISGGNDRQGFPMKQGVLAHGRVHLLLSKGHSCYRPRRIGERKRKSVRGRIVDANLSVLNLVIVKKGEKDIPGLTVTTAPRRLGPKRASRIRKLFNLSKEDDVRPYVVQKPLNKDGTKPRTKAPKIQRLMTPRVLQHKRRRIALKKQHTKKNKEEATEYAKLLAKRMKEAKEKQQEQIAQRRRLSCLRASTSESSQK, via the coding sequence ATGAAGCTGAACATCTCTCTCCCGGCCACTGGCTGCCAGAAGCTCATTGAAGTGGACGATGAACGAAAACTTCGTACCTTCTACAAGAAGCATATGCCCACGGAAGTTGCTGCTGATGCTCTGGGTGAAGAATGGAAGGGTTATGTGGTCCGAATCAGTGGCGGGAACGATAGGCAGGGTTTCCCTATGAAGCAGGGTGTCTTGGCCCATGGCCGAGTTCACCTGCTACTGAGTAAGGGGCATTCTTGTTACAGACCAAGGAGGATTGGAGAGAGAAAGCGCAAATCTGTACGGGGTCGCATTGTGGATGCCAATCTGAGTGTTCTCAATTTGGTCATCGTGAAAAAAGGGGAGAAGGATATTCCTGGACTCACTGTTACTACAGCGCCTCGTCGCCTGGGTCCCAAAAGAGCTAGCAGAATCCGCAAACTTTTCAATCTCTCTAAAGAAGATGATGTGCGCCCATATGTTGTGCAAAAGCCCCTAAACAAAGATGGTACGAAACCTAGGACTAAAGCACCCAAGATTCAGCGTCTCATGACTCCACGAGTTCTGCAACACAAACGCCGGCGTATTGCTCTGAAGAAACAGCatactaagaaaaataaagaagaggctACAGAATATGCTAAACTTTTGGCCAAGAGAATGAAGGAGGCCAAAGAAAAACAGCAGGAACAGATTGCCCAGAGACGGAGGCTGTCCTGTCTGAGAGCTTCTACTTCTGAGTCCAGTCAAAAATGA